Within the Polaribacter pectinis genome, the region TTAGCTAGGATGCCAGAAATTCAAAGAGCAAAGTTAGCAATTGAAAACGCAGCTTTAGGAATCGAGATAAGTAAAAGTAGTTATTTGCCAACGGTTACAAGTTCAATATTTGCCAACTCAAATTACAGATATATTATAAAACCATCAGGTGTTCCAACAGGTAGTTTTTTTGATCAATTAGACGGAAATTTAGGTTATGGTGTTGGTTTTAATGTAAATATTCCAATTTTTAATGGTTTTAAAACGGATGCAAATGTTAGTAGATCTAAAATTAATAAAGAAATTTTTGAAACAAGATTAGAAAGCGAAAAACTAACATTAAAACAAACTATAGAACAAGCATTTTTAGATGTAAAATCTTCTTTAAAAGCTTACGAAGCAGCAAAAATTTCTTTAGAAGCACAAAAAGAAGCCTTTAAAAACGCACAAGAAAGATACAATTATGGCGCTATGACTTTGTTCGATTTCGATTTAGTGAGAACACGTTTGGTAAATGCAGAAGGTTTAATGATTCGTTCTAAATACGATTATGTTTTTAAAACCAAAGTATTACAGTTTTATTCTGGAGAGTTGGTTTTAGAATAGAAATTATTTAAAATAAATATCTAACCTCACAAGTTTTAAACTTGTGAGGTTTTCTTTTTTGTAACTCTTATCTTTGTAAAAAAAATATAGAAATTGGCAATTATCTTAAATATTGAAACTGCAACCAAAAATTGCTCTGTAAGTTTAGCAAAAGATGGAAAAATTTTAGCGATTAAAGAATTAAACAATGGCAACTATTCTCATGCAGAAGTTTTACACCCCTTTATAGTTGATATTTTAAGTGAAGCAAAAATTACAACTCAAGAAATAGACGCTGTAGCTGTTAGTAAAGGTCCTGGTTCTTATACTGGGTTAAGAATTGGTGTTTCTGCCGCAAAAGGGCTTTGTTTTGCCTTTAATAAGCCATTAATATCGCTTGATACTTTAAAATCTTTAGCAAATGCAATTTCTGTTGAAAATGGTTTGATAGTTCCAATGTTAGATGCTAGAAGAATGGAAGTATATTCGGCAGTTTTCGATATAGATTATCAACAAAAAAGAGAAATACAAGCAGAAATAATTGATAACAATTCTTTTTCTGAAGAACTATCTAAAGGCAAAGTATATTTTTTAGGAGATGGCGCAGAAAAATGTAAAGAAACAATTACTAACCAAAATGCCATTTTTGTAGATGGTAAATTTCCTTCAGCAAAAGAAATGGCTAGTTTGTCTAATGAAAAGTACAAAAAAAACGACATCGAAGATGTCGCTTATTTTGAACCTTTTTACTTAAAAGATTTTATTGCTATTCCAGAAAAGAAAGCTATAAATTTGAATAAAAAATAATGATTTTTTCTAAATCTTCTTTCTTTTTCCTTTTCAATTTATTTTTTTTCATAAAACTTTTAACAGCCTTTTCTTGCTCTCCAAAGAATTTATAAAATAATTTCTTTTTTGTAGGAATTTTTTTTGCGTTTTCCCCATCAAATGTAACATAAAACGTTTCTTTAGTTTTTGAAAAAGTTGGTGGTTTATATTTTTCATAACCATTCTGTGGAATTACGGCTTCATCCAATTTCTTGTTTTCTTTTATTAGTAAACAATATTTGTTGCAATTTTTACTTGTTAGATAGTAAGTTAAATTACCTTCTTCGTTTTTGAAAACTTGATATGCATTGTTTAAAAAGGTAACTTTTGTACCTAGTTTTTTTGTGATATAAACACTAGACTTTTCGTCTACCTTTACTTCAACTTCACCTAGAAGTGCATCAAATTTAAATAATACGTTTTTATTTGAACCTGCTATATTTCCGTAGTAAAATTTTGTATTTACATACCTTGTACCTTTGGTTTCTTTATCTCTTTTGTCTACTTCTAGAACTTGATCACTATTTAGAATAAATTCTGTTTTTTCTTCAATATCTTGACCAAAAGACTGAAAAGTCAATAACAAGGCAAGAAAAAATAAATAGGTGCTTATTTTCATTATTTAGTAATTTAATTATTTATTTATATGTTTTATCAAATATCATTCCGTTTTAGAAATGTTTACTCTATGTGGATAAGGTATTTCTATTCCTGCTTTGTCTAATTCTTCTTTTATATTTTCCATACAATCGAAATAAACAGTCCAATAATCTGCTGTATTACACCAAGGTCTTACTGCAAAATTAACAGAACTATCTGCTAACTCTAAAACGGCAATTGTAGGTTTTGGGTCAGATAAAACTTTAGCATGAGATGTTACAACATCAGTTAAAACTTGTTTTGTTTTTTTAATATCCGCATCATAACTAACACCAATAACTAAATCTACTCTTCTTGTACCTTCAGTAGAAAAATTGATAATGTTTCCGTTAGATAAAGAACCATTTGGAATTATTATTTCTCTATTAGATAAGCCTGTAAATTTTGTTGTAAAGATTTCAATTTCTTTAACAACTCCAATTTCACCTTGTGCTTCTACTAAATCACCAACCTTAAAAGGTTTAAAAATCATAATTAAAACACCACCCGCAAAATTTGCTAAAGATCCTTGTAAGGCTAAGCCCACAGCTAAACCTGCTGCCGCTAATATTGCCGCAAAAGAAGTTGTAGCAACACCTAGTTTTGCAATTACGGTTATAAATAATAATATTTTAAGAATCCAGCCTAGTAGGTTGCCCAAAAATTGTTGAAGTGTAATATCTACACCTCTCTTTTGCATTACTTTTCTAGAAGTTCTTACCATTAAATTTATTATAAATAAACCAATGATTAAGATTGCTAAAGCAGTTAAAATGTTTGGAGTATACTCTATTAGTAATACTTTAATTTTTTCAATATATTCTTCCATCTTTAATTTTAATAATTATTAGAATTGCAAAACTAATAGTTTAATTATTGATTACGAAATGATAAAGGAAGTAATATTATTTTAAAAAAATAGTATTGATAGAATTCCTAATAATGCAGGAATTGCTTGTATGTAGAGTATGGTTTTTTTCTTTGTTGAAAAAGCACCATAAAGTCCAGCAACAAATACACAAATTAAAAAGAATAATGCTGTGTCTAAATTCTTTGTATACAAAGACCAAATTAAACCAGCGGCTAAAAATCCATTATACAAACCTTGGTTTGCTGCTAAAACTTTAGTTTCTTCTGCAAATTCTTTACTTTTTAACCCAAATGTTTTAATCCCTTTTTTTGTTGTCCAGAGAACCATTTCTAAATAGACAATATAAATATGGATGATTGCAACCAAGCTAATAAAGATAATTTGTATAGTTTTCATAATAATTGCAAAATAAATAGCGACTTAATAGTTAAATTAAATCGCTTAAAATAGTAGTTAGTTTTATATGCTTAATTTACTTCAAAAGTAATCTTTAAGTTTACTCTAAATTCAGTAACATCATCACCATTAACAACTGCACTTTGAGATTGAACAAATACAGATTTAATGTTTTTTACAGATTTTGCTGCTTGTTTTACAGCTTTCTTTGTAGCTTCTTCCCAGCTTTTTTCTGAATTAGCTAATACTTCAATAACTTTCATTACTGCCATAATATTTCAATTTTTATTAGATTAATATTATAGTAAATATAGGATATTTTTAATAATTATTCTTTAGCTCATTCCAATGTTAAGTTAATGTTATGTAAATGTTTGTAAATTGTTATAATAATACATATATTTGTAAATATAGTGTTAACCATAAAAAATAGAACCATGAAAAAACTAATAGCAATATGTATCTTTTTTGTTGCG harbors:
- the tsaB gene encoding tRNA (adenosine(37)-N6)-threonylcarbamoyltransferase complex dimerization subunit type 1 TsaB; the encoded protein is MAIILNIETATKNCSVSLAKDGKILAIKELNNGNYSHAEVLHPFIVDILSEAKITTQEIDAVAVSKGPGSYTGLRIGVSAAKGLCFAFNKPLISLDTLKSLANAISVENGLIVPMLDARRMEVYSAVFDIDYQQKREIQAEIIDNNSFSEELSKGKVYFLGDGAEKCKETITNQNAIFVDGKFPSAKEMASLSNEKYKKNDIEDVAYFEPFYLKDFIAIPEKKAINLNKK
- a CDS encoding mechanosensitive ion channel family protein, with amino-acid sequence MEEYIEKIKVLLIEYTPNILTALAILIIGLFIINLMVRTSRKVMQKRGVDITLQQFLGNLLGWILKILLFITVIAKLGVATTSFAAILAAAGLAVGLALQGSLANFAGGVLIMIFKPFKVGDLVEAQGEIGVVKEIEIFTTKFTGLSNREIIIPNGSLSNGNIINFSTEGTRRVDLVIGVSYDADIKKTKQVLTDVVTSHAKVLSDPKPTIAVLELADSSVNFAVRPWCNTADYWTVYFDCMENIKEELDKAGIEIPYPHRVNISKTE
- a CDS encoding DUF1304 domain-containing protein → MKTIQIIFISLVAIIHIYIVYLEMVLWTTKKGIKTFGLKSKEFAEETKVLAANQGLYNGFLAAGLIWSLYTKNLDTALFFLICVFVAGLYGAFSTKKKTILYIQAIPALLGILSILFF
- a CDS encoding dodecin family protein, coding for MAVMKVIEVLANSEKSWEEATKKAVKQAAKSVKNIKSVFVQSQSAVVNGDDVTEFRVNLKITFEVN